ATCCAACATGATATCCGCGTCGGTGGGCTGCCCGCGCAGTTTTTCGACGCGGAGCTGAATGTTCTGAGCTTCCTGCATCAGCTTGTCGGTCAGCCGAGCCAATTCTTCTTCGTAGTGGCGGCTAATTTCAGACTCGCGCGATTCGAAGCCGGTTAGCTGCGTATCGCGTTCCTCGCGGATGCTCGACATCTGTGTCTTGATGTCGTCGCCCAGTTCATTTTCCTTGGCCTCGATCTCGCGATCAATCCGTTTCACAGCGCGTGCGCGGTTGTCTTCATCAACATGCGTCACGACATACTGTGCGAAATAGAGTACGCGATCCAGGTTTCGACGGCTAATGTCCAGCAAGAGGCCGAGGTAGCTGGGAACACGGCGGGTATACCACACGTGCGCTACAGGCGCTGCCAGTTCAATATGCCCCATCCGCTCGCGGCGAACAACAGAGCGCGTGACTTCAACGCCGCACTTGTCGCAGATTACGCCTTTATAACGGATGTTCTTGAACTTGCCGCAATAGCACTGCCAGTCACGCGTTGGGCCAAAGATGGCCTCGCAGAACAGACCGTCCTTTTCAGGACGCAGGCGACGGTAATTGATGGTTTCCGGTTTGGTTACTTCGCCGTACGACCACTTACGGATCGTTTCAGGCGAGGCGAGGCTCACGCGCAGTGCGCTAAAGTCTTTTGCCGCCAAGGCGCATCCTCCTAAGACTGATTAAGACGTGACGACCAGTTGCGGGGAAATTCCGATGATTCTAGCTGCTGTAACGAATACGAAACCAGCCGTCGGCCTTCTCTGGTCGGCGCTGGTTGTCGGGGGAAAGTACACCGCGTTACACATCAGTAATGGAGAATTATACGTTTTTGCGTGGTCTTCGTCAAGCGTCGGTCGCACTAGAAGTTACCCTGGCACGAAATTCTTCTGATAATTCAGATTTGGCCGAGCTCATCAGCTCGCACAAGTAGCATTTCAATCACAGAGTGACTTGGAATTGATTACTTTTTGCATTATTGCGTGAGCTCGGCACAAGTGAAACTATTGCATGTTGCAAGCATAGAGGCGCCATGTTTCGCCTTAGGCATGTCTGGCCAACCGTCGTGTTGTTGTATTCGATTGTTGATTCTGTAGCCCAAGCAATGAATTCGAGCATCCGCAGGATTCGGAAGAGTCGCTAGAGCATTTCAGTGGCGAAGTCGGTATAGATCAATCCGGGGCACTGGTTTAGCGTTGGCCAGCGGATAATTCCGCGCGGTTTTGCCCTTCTACATCCATCATAGCGCTAGCGACTATTCTGCTGCTTACCGACCATTATGTGCAGGTAGGCTTCCATAAAATCGTTTAGGCGGCCGTCGAGTACGGCGGTCGTGTTCCCGGTCTCGTAGTCGGTGCGGTGGTCCTTAACGAGCTGATAGGGATGCAGGACGTACGACCGGATCTGATTACCCCACTCAGCGTTGACGTTTTCACCTTTAAGCGCTGCAACTTCCGCATCCTGCTTCTGACGCTCCAAATCCGCCAGACGCGCTTTCAGGATCTGCATAGCGCGTTCACGGTTCTGGGCCTGGCTTCGTTCGTTCTGGCACTGAATGACAATCCCAGTCGGGAGATGAGTGATGCGGACAGCTGTGTCGTTTTTCTGCATATGCTGACCGCCTGCTCCGCCGGCGCGATATGTGTCGATCCGCAGGTCTTTCTCGTTAATCTCAATGTCCACTGCGTCCTGAATATCCGGCCACAGTTCCACTTTGACAAATGAAGTGTGACGCCGGCTTGCGGAGTCGAAAGGACTTAGGCGGACGAGCCGGTGTACACCCTGTTCGCTTCGAAGGTATCCGTAGGCGTAATCGCCGCGAATACTGAAGGTAACACTCTTGATACCGGCTTCTTCGCCTTCGCTGCGCTCAATGATTTCCACCTTGTAACCGTTCTGTTCCGCCCAGCGCAAATACATGCGCTCCAGCATTTGTCCCCAGTCCTGCGAGTCGGTACCACCCGCACCCGCATGGATAGCCAGGAATGCATCGCGGCTGTCGTTCGTGCCCGAAAGAAGCGCCTGGATGGACATCCTCGCAACGATTGGTTCTAATCCGGAAACTTCTGCTGTGAGGTCGTCGATTAGGCTCGGCTCATTGAGTGCGGCAAGTTCAAGCGCATCGCTAATACGCGATTCTAGTTTAAGCCAGGGTTCGACTCGTGCCCTGAGACGCGATATCTCTTGCATGGTCTTCTGTGCCGAATCAGGGTTAGTCCAGAACTCTTGTTCGCCAGATTTGGCTTCAAGCGCATCTGCCTGGGCAATCAAGCCGCGAATGTTCAGCCGATCCGTCAAGTTTCCAACCGTGTCCTGCATCTCTTTGAGTTGTGATTGAATACTCATTCGGCTACCCTGCCCCGCCGCGCAATTGGCGCATCACTTCAAACATCAAAACTGCGCCTGCTACCGATACGTTCAAAGAGTCGGTTAACGTGCCAGCCATCGGGATGATCACCTGATCGCTGCAGAAAGGGAGCCAGGTGTCATCAAGCCCGACGTCCTCAGTTCCCATCAGCAGTGCACACTTCAGCTGATATTCGACTGAATATGCATCCTTTGCAGCATGCAGATGGGTGCCCACGACCTGGAAGCCGCGCGATTGGAAAAACGCACGTGCCTCTTGCGCGCTCAGACTGTAGATATTGCCGAGAAACACCGCGCCGGTGCTGCTGCGTATGACATTCGGATTATACAGGTCGAGTCTGCTGTCGATGAGAAAGACCGTGTTGAAGCCCGCCGCATCCGCGGTCCGCAAGAGTGCACCGATATTTCCCGGTTTGGTGAGAGATACCATGCCAAGAATAGGCGCATCTGCAACCTTCGCTAACTGAGACACCCCTTTGACCGACGGGGATTTCATTACGGCAACCATGCCCTCAGGATTCTCGCGGTATGCAACTTTGTCGAGCACGTCAGGCGGAACATGAAAGATCGCCCGATCGGGTATATCTGGCAGCTCTCCCCGTAGGACTGAAGGCGAAACCAGGACGTAATCAAGTTCGTACCCCGAAGCCAGGGCGCGTTCGAATTCCCGCAGGCTGTCGATTAAGAAGCGACCAGCTTGCTCACGCGAAGCCTTGTCGCGCAAATGGCGCACTTGTTTCACACGCGGATTCTGATGACTGGTAATCGACTCAGGCATAGTGTCCCACACGCCGGGAAAGCCGGCGCACGCGATCAGTTTTCGTCAAACAGGCTGAGCGTATAGTTTTCGGGGTTGAAGAGAACCATGTCATCGATTCCCTCACCCAGCCCCACATACTGTACCGGGAGCTTAAGTTCGTTGAATACCGAGAATACCATACCGCCTTTTGCCGAGCCATCCAGCTTCGTGATAATCACGCCGGTAACATTCACGACCTTACCGAATTCTCTGGCCTGGTCAAGTGCGTTTTGTCCGGTCGTGCCATCCAGCACTAGCAGGACTTCATGTGGTGCATCCGGAACAATCCTCTTGCTCACAGCCTTGATTTTGGCAAGTTCCTCCATCAGGTTGGCATTGTTGTGCAGGCGACCCGCGGTATCGATAATAAGAACATCGATGCCACGAGCGCGGGCCGCTGCCGCCGCATCGAAGACCAACGCCGCTGGATCACTTCCCGGCTTACCGGCGATCACTGGAACGTCTACGCGCTGCCCCCACTGCTGCAGCTGTTCAATTGCGGCTGCGCGAAAGGTATCGCCAGCGCAAAGCATGACCTTGCGGTTACCAAGTTTGAGCCGATACGCTAGTTTTCCAATGCTCGTGGTCTTGCCGCTGCCATTGACGCCCACGACCAGGATAATCGAGAGTTCCCTGCCGCTGATATTCATGACCGGAGGAAATTTCAACATTTCCTTTAGTACCTGACGTAAGGCAACCTGTAATTTCTCCGGTTCTCTGATCCCCTCTCGAGCAGCCTTTGCTCTGAGAAGCTCAACGACTTCGCCGGCGGTTTTGACACCCAGGTCACTCTGGATCAGTACCGCTTCGATGTCGTCCCACGTCTCATCGGTAATCGCGCTGGCGCCAGTGAGCGCCGAGGCGATACGTCCAAAGAACGACTGACGAGTTTTCGCCATACCTCTGCGAAAGATACCCAAGCGGTTGCTCCATCTAGAATAGGGGGCTTGCGACAGGTCTAAAGGCCGCTAGTATACAGGTCTGATGAAGAGCAGACAAGATGAGCCAGCACTCGATAATTCGGTACAAGTTGTGAGGACGCGAGGCAAACATGGACAAATTGACACATTTGGATGCCGCTGGCCGGGCCACAATGGTCGACGTAGGAGATAAGGCTGACAGCGAACGTGTGGCCGTTGCAGAAGGGCGGGTCATTATGAAGCCCGAGACACTGCGGTTAATTGAAGAGGGTGCCCTCAAAAAAGGAGACGTTCTGACGGTAGCCCGCATCGCAGGAATTATGGCGGCCAAGAAGACTTCCGAACTCATCCCATTATGCCACCCGATCTCGCTCACCAAAGTCACCGTTGACCTCAAGTTAAACCACATGAAGTCGGCCGTCGACATTCTGGCTACAGCGAAGACGGTCGGAAAAACCGGAGTTGAGATGGAAGCTCTCACGGCCGTAACTGTCGCTGCGCTAACGATCTACGATATGGCTAAGGCGGCAGACCGCGCTATGCAGATCGACGGGGTACGGCTTCTAGAAAAATACGGTGGCATTCATGGCGACTACATCGCGCCAGAGAACGAGGCGTAAATATGCGAATTTCGCTGCTTCTGTTTGCCACACTCAAGGACAAGGTTGGCCGGGCCAGAACATCGCTTGAGCTCGACGACGAGGCGACGGTGGCCGACGCAAAAACAGCGCTCATCCGCCAGTATCCGGCAGCAGCCCGCAACATCGAGTCTGCAGTCTCCGCCGTGAATGAGGAGTTCTCCCAGGCGGACGCCTTGCTTCACGATGGGGACACACTGGCGCTGTTTCCGCCGGTAAGCGGTGGGCAGGGCGATCCGGCAAAGCCAGAGCTGTTCATGCTGCCGCAAGGCGCCATTGACCACGATGAAGTCATCGCGTCGATCACGACAGCTTCGACCGGCGCGGTCTGCTTGTTCAGCGGTATGGTACGAGGCGCTACTAGTCGTCCAGGGCATCAGAAACAGACGGTTCGGCTCGAGTATGAAGCGTATGAACCGATGGCGCTTGCCAAGATGAAACAGGTCGCTGACGAGATCCGAGTAAAGTGGCCGCTTGTACAGGGTATTGCCATCGCGCAGCGCATCGGCGTTCTGTCCGTCGGTCAAAACACCGTCCTGATCGCTTGTTCGTCAGGCCACCGAGACGATGGCTGCTTCGAGGCAGCCCGCTACGGCATAGATCGCCTCAAGGAAATAGTTCCTGTCTGGAAGAAGGAGATTGGTGCAGAGGGTGAGACTTGGATCGAGGGGAACTACACCCCAACAGAGGTGGACCGTGCCGACTCCTTGTAGCATCGACCTCGTATGTGTGGTATATACGGCTAAATTCAGCTTGTCTTCTCTTACAGGAGCGCGTGTATGACCCGACGCGTTGTTATTACCGGGTGTGGAGTCATTAGTCCATGCGGCAACACGGCTGCGGAGTCGTGGGAAGCTATCAAGAACGGCCGAAGCGGTATCAGTAAGATTACGCACTTCGACACAAGCACTCACAATGTGCAGATCGCGGGAGAAGTTAAAGACTTCAAGCCGGAACTCTTCATGTCCAATAAAGAAGTCCGCCGGCGCGATCGCTATCAGCATCTGGCGACCGCAGCGGCTAGAGAAGCGATGGACGCGTCCGGGCTGAGT
The DNA window shown above is from Candidatus Flexicrinis proximus and carries:
- a CDS encoding molybdenum cofactor biosynthesis protein MoaE, with protein sequence MRISLLLFATLKDKVGRARTSLELDDEATVADAKTALIRQYPAAARNIESAVSAVNEEFSQADALLHDGDTLALFPPVSGGQGDPAKPELFMLPQGAIDHDEVIASITTASTGAVCLFSGMVRGATSRPGHQKQTVRLEYEAYEPMALAKMKQVADEIRVKWPLVQGIAIAQRIGVLSVGQNTVLIACSSGHRDDGCFEAARYGIDRLKEIVPVWKKEIGAEGETWIEGNYTPTEVDRADSL
- the moaC gene encoding cyclic pyranopterin monophosphate synthase MoaC, with the protein product MDKLTHLDAAGRATMVDVGDKADSERVAVAEGRVIMKPETLRLIEEGALKKGDVLTVARIAGIMAAKKTSELIPLCHPISLTKVTVDLKLNHMKSAVDILATAKTVGKTGVEMEALTAVTVAALTIYDMAKAADRAMQIDGVRLLEKYGGIHGDYIAPENEA
- a CDS encoding RNA methyltransferase; its protein translation is MPESITSHQNPRVKQVRHLRDKASREQAGRFLIDSLREFERALASGYELDYVLVSPSVLRGELPDIPDRAIFHVPPDVLDKVAYRENPEGMVAVMKSPSVKGVSQLAKVADAPILGMVSLTKPGNIGALLRTADAAGFNTVFLIDSRLDLYNPNVIRSSTGAVFLGNIYSLSAQEARAFFQSRGFQVVGTHLHAAKDAYSVEYQLKCALLMGTEDVGLDDTWLPFCSDQVIIPMAGTLTDSLNVSVAGAVLMFEVMRQLRGGAG
- the ftsY gene encoding signal recognition particle-docking protein FtsY, which encodes MAKTRQSFFGRIASALTGASAITDETWDDIEAVLIQSDLGVKTAGEVVELLRAKAAREGIREPEKLQVALRQVLKEMLKFPPVMNISGRELSIILVVGVNGSGKTTSIGKLAYRLKLGNRKVMLCAGDTFRAAAIEQLQQWGQRVDVPVIAGKPGSDPAALVFDAAAAARARGIDVLIIDTAGRLHNNANLMEELAKIKAVSKRIVPDAPHEVLLVLDGTTGQNALDQAREFGKVVNVTGVIITKLDGSAKGGMVFSVFNELKLPVQYVGLGEGIDDMVLFNPENYTLSLFDEN
- the prfB gene encoding peptide chain release factor 2; amino-acid sequence: MSIQSQLKEMQDTVGNLTDRLNIRGLIAQADALEAKSGEQEFWTNPDSAQKTMQEISRLRARVEPWLKLESRISDALELAALNEPSLIDDLTAEVSGLEPIVARMSIQALLSGTNDSRDAFLAIHAGAGGTDSQDWGQMLERMYLRWAEQNGYKVEIIERSEGEEAGIKSVTFSIRGDYAYGYLRSEQGVHRLVRLSPFDSASRRHTSFVKVELWPDIQDAVDIEINEKDLRIDTYRAGGAGGQHMQKNDTAVRITHLPTGIVIQCQNERSQAQNRERAMQILKARLADLERQKQDAEVAALKGENVNAEWGNQIRSYVLHPYQLVKDHRTDYETGNTTAVLDGRLNDFMEAYLHIMVGKQQNSR